The Natrinema amylolyticum genome includes the window GTCATCGAAACCCCTCCGCCGTTCTCTCACTCCCCTAGCCGCTCGTTCGATCAGTTATCGGCCCCCTCGATCGGACGGTCTAACGGCTACTTTCGGGCGAGCGCCTGCCCTTCCCCGAGTCGGGCGACTCACCGCGGTCGCGGTGAGCCGCCTTCCGGCCACCGCACTACTCGTCCGACCAGTCGTTCCGACGATCGCCTTCGTAACGGCTTTTGTCGGGGCGTCGCATCACTCGAGTAATGGACGGACAGGCGTTTCTCGCCGCAACGCTCGTCGCTCACGCCGGCTTCGCGATCGTCGTGGCCATCCACGCGTTCGCGACGGATCGTGACGCCGGCAGGTGGCCATTCGTGACGCTCGCGTTCGGGCTGGCCGGGATCGCTGCCTATTTCTTCTACGACGAATCGAGATAGCGGTCTCTCGCAGTCGCCGAACGCGGACTCGTCTCGAAAACGGATGCGGAGAAAAGCGACGCGATGAATCGGACGATCAGGCCAGGAAGACGTGTCGCGGTCGGTCCGCGAGGACGTCCCGACCGAACTCGACGGTCTCCGAGAAGGCGTCGCTGCGGAAGAACTGCATGGCGTCCTCGCGGGCGTCCCAGCGACTGGCGATGAACATGTCGTTCTCGTCCTCGCGGTTGACCAGCAGGTCGGTCTTGCGGTGACCGTCCATGTCGGCGAGTACCCCGCCGACGTCCTCGAAGGTCCCGACGAAGTCCCCGCGGCGGTCCGGCTTGACGGTGTAGAACATCCCCATCGTTCCCCAGGAGTCGCTATCGTCGTCGCCCGCCTGCCGAACGATTTCGGGGAGATCAGCGAGGAACCCAGCCGCCGTGCTCGCGGCGCGTTCGGTGTCCCAGAGGCTGACGACCGCGGTCTCAGCACCGTCGCCGCCCTCGCCCTCACGGGTTCCCCGCTCGTCATCCCGAGGCAGCTTCGCCGCCTCGCGCGGCTCGTAGACCGCCGTCTTCACGTGCGTATCGTAGTGATCGAAGTTCCCACGGAGGCCGTCGACCTCCTCGAACAGTTCGTCGGGATCGGCAGCGGAGTAGAGAACGACCGCGTGGACGTCCTCGCCGTGGGGCTGGCCCGCGTAGACGCCGATGTCCTCGAGTTCGCTGCGCAGGTCTTCGTCGTCATCGTCGTGCGGGCCATCGGAGCCGCCCTCGTCGCCGTGACTACCCGACTCCGCGTCGCTACCGTGGTGATGACCGTCGGAATCGCCGTGATGATGTCCCTCGGCGTCGCCACCCGCGTGGGCGTGGCCGTGACCGCCGTGTCCCTCGTCCTCCTGGGGAATCGTCTCGCCGGCGAGGAAGGCCCCGAGGTTTTCGGGCGGGAACCGGCGGCCGGAGAGGAACCGACCGAACTCGGCGAAGCGGGAGCTCGAGGGGTCGAAGCGCATCTCGTAGAGCAGTTCCTTCACGTCGGTGGGGTCGTCCCCGAACAGGGTCACGCCCCACTCGAAGTCGTCGAGGCCGATGCTGCCGGAGATGATCTGGGTGACGCGACCGGCGTAGTCTCGCCCGATGTCGCCGTGGGAGGAGAGGTGCTCCGCGCGCTCGTCGAAGGGCAGGTCGTACCAGTTGTCTTCCGGGCCGCGGCGCTTGTCCATCGGGTAGAACGTCACGAACTCGCTGTCCGGAATCTCGGGCTCAAGCCGGGACTCGATATAGCGCTCGAGACCGGTGTCCTCGACCTCGCTGTCCTCGTCGAAGTAGTCCTCGGACATGTAGCCAGAGACCTCCGTCACCGAGAGGTAGGAGTCGGCCCGCTCGGTGAACTCGGCGAGGGCGGTGTGTTCGAACCGCCGCTCGAGCGTGTCGATGTCGGAGAGCGTCGGCCGGAGATGGAGGACGAGCAGGTCGGCCTTGTGGCCCAGCACGGAGAACGTGGCCGATTCGCCTGCGTCGGCGTCGTCGACAGCCTCGGCGGACGCGAGGTAGTCGATTCCCTCGTCGATCGCCTGCGAGCGCCGCCGTTCGGGAGCCGATCGCCAGGCGTCCCAGTCGATCGACCGGAAGTCGTGCAGGACGTACCAGCCCTCGTCGGTCTGTGGTGGTCGCCGTCGTTCCATACTCGCGGGTTGGGACGGGACCGCTAAGAAGGACCGGGTTTCGCCCCGATCCGCTGGCGCTACCGGTGTCGGTCCGTCGTCCGGCGGATCGCCGAACTCGTCGCTGCTCGCCAGTTCGCCGTGTTCGGACGTGACCGAAACGCTTTACGTCTATCCGTTTAACGGACCAGCCGTATGCGGAAAAGTGGGCCGCCGAAAGGACTCATCGCCTATCTCGTCCTCGAACTCCTCGAGGAGAAGCCCCGGTACGGCTACGAGATTCTCAAGGAGATCCGCGAGATCAGCGGCGGTCACTGGGAGCCGTCCTACGGGTCGGTCTATCCGATCCTCTACAAGTTCGAGGAGAAGGGCTGGGCCGAGCGCATCGAGCGCGAGGACGAACCCGACCGGAAGTACTTCGAGCTCACGGACGACGGGCGCGCGGAACTCGAGGAGCGCCGCGAGAGCGGCTCGGAGAAGGCCCGGGACTTCGCGGACGTCATCCTCGGCTTTTTTCACGTCTACGCGGCCTTCTCGACGGACGATCGGTTCGAAATCCCGGAGATGGAGGGAGAGTGGTGTTTCGACGAGGAGTTCAGCCGATGGGTCGTCGAACAGGTCGTGCGCCACTACGAACACTACTTCGAGACCGAGTTCGAACGCATCGAGGAGACGCCCGAGGAATTTTACGACCGCCACGGGATCGATCCCGACGACTCGTAAGCCGCCGCTGGAGCCGATTCTCAGCCCAGCAGTTGCGGGCCGAACAGCAGGAGGACGAAGCTCACGAGCATCGTCACCCCGATCGCCGTCGTTACCATGCGGACCATTCCGCGGGTCGCGTCGACCGGTAGCCGAGAGACGATCGCTTCGGTGCTCGTCCGGAGGATGTGGCCGCCGTCGAGCGGGAACGCCGGGATGCAGTTGAAAAAGCCCAGTTGGACGTTGATCCAGCCGGTCCAGAACAGCAGGTTCGCGAGGAGGAAGACGGTCCCGTCTCCGAGTGCACCGAGCATCCCCTGGACTTCGTAGAAGTTCTGAATCCCGCCGGTGAAGCCGGCGAAATTGAACGGCATCGCACCGCTGACGCCGATAACCGGCAACATGAGCGCGATTCCGATCTTCCCGAGGAAGCTCCCGGTGATCGGACCGAACCGCGTCTCGCCGTCGCCGCCGAGCAGTCCCAGATACTCGCTCGCGGGATAGAGCTGCACGCCGATATCGTTCACCGCGACGCCGGACATCCCCTGATGACCTTGAATCCCGAGGAACCCGCTATCGGATCGCGGATGCTCGTCGAGCGTGACTGTGTACGTCTCGCGTTCGTCGCCGACGTACCCCGCGACCTCGACCTGCTGGTCGGGCTCGCTGTCCTCGAGCAGGGCGGCGAGATCCTCGTAGTTCTGTACCCGTTCGCCGTCGAAGCGGGTAATGACGAAGGTCTCGTCGGTCGGGCCCGTCTCGCGCTCGAGGGGGCCGTCTGCGGCGACGGTCACCGCCGCGCCGACGGTCACCTCGCGCTCGATCCGATCGTCGCCGTCCGCGGGCTCGATCGTCAGCGTGACCCGCTCGCTGTCGCCGACGGCATCGTAGAAGCCGCGTTCGGTCGCGACGGTCCGGCCGTCGACCGCGCGGATCTTGTCACCGACGGCGAGCCCCGTCGGTCCGTTTTCCAGCGCCGTCGTCACGAGCAGCGACCGATCGACGGTCTCCGTGCGCTCGCCGTTGAGTTCGACGCTCACCTGCTCGCCGTCGACGGCCTCGAGCCGGTTCGCGAGGTCGTCGTTGCCCTCGACTGCAGTGCCGTTGATCGCCGTAATACGGTCGTTCGGCTCGATTCCGGCGTCGGCCGCGGGCGAGTCGGGAGCGACGCCGCCGACGGCGGCACCGGGCGCGACGCCGATCGCGCCGACGACCGGGCCGAACAGGAGGGCGAAGGCCAGCAGCGTGATCGCGAAGTTGTTCGTGACGCCGGCCGCGAACATCCGCGTCTGGCCGCCCCGCGAGGCCGACTTGCTGCTCTCCTGGTCCGGTTCGACGAACGCACCGATGGGGAGGAACGCGAGCATCGCGACCCCCATCGAGTCGATATCGATGTCCTCAACGCGACAGAGCAGTCCGTGGCCACCCTCGTGGACGACGAGTCCGACGAGCAGCCCGAAGACGATACCGGGCGTCGCCGACAGCGGCAGAAAGTCGTTGACTCCGGGGATGACGAGAACGTTGTGGGGCTGTCTAGCGGGCGAACTCGCCGGCTGTGGCGAGGAGAGAGCGACCATCGCCACGCGAATCAGCACCGCGAACATGCTGATCATCACGACGATCGCGATGCCGACGCCGAAGTTCGACCACGCCCGCCAGAAGCGCTTCGGTCGCGCGAGCCGGTCGAGAAGCGCCCGGCCGCGTTTCGTGTGGAACGTGAGAATCGGCCCCTGGGTCCCGATATAGTCGGGGAGATACCCCCCGTTTCGGAGCCCGACGACCGCGAGCCAGTAGAGGAGAAGCCCGATCAGAACCCACGTGAGGAGTTCAGAGCCGTAGATTGCGGGCGGCGAGACGACAGCGAGAGAGCCGTGATCCATCGATACTATCTCCGGGCGGCGTTCTCAAATGACTTTTGTCTATTCGGCCGGCCGTTCGGTCCCGCTCAGCGCTCCCGGCGCAGTCGCCCGACGACGAACTCCCGGTCGACCTTCGCGAGGAACGGCCCGAGCTTCGGGCCCTGCTCCTCGTCGAAGAACAGCCGGTATCCGGCCCCGAAGAAGTCGCCGACGTCGACATTGTTGCGCTTTGCGGCCTCGTAGATCTCACCCTGAATGTCCTCGGGATCGTGGCCCTCCTCGATGAAATCGGCCAGTTCCGCGAGCGCGGCCTCGGTGTCGGCATCGAACTCGTGATCCGGAATCTCGGTTCGCTTGAGCTCGTAATCGAACTCGTTGCCCGTCCGGCGCGCCCAATTGCGGGCCTGTTCGACCCGCTCTAGGGCACCCTCGACGGCCCACTCCGGCGCGTCGTCGGGAATGTGTCCTTCACGGCGGGCGATCTCCTCGCGCAGGTCGGGGTCATCGGTCATCCCGAGCACCGCGGCGAAGGTGTAGGGAAGCCGAATCCGCTCTTCGCGCGGCTCCTCGACCACGAACGGGTAGACGCGCTCGGCGAACGCCTGCTCGTCCTCGCTGGCATCGATCTCGCCGAAATAGGTCGCCTCGAGCCGGTCGAACTCATCGACCAGCTGGTCCAATCGCTCGATGCTGAAGTCCCGGGCCTTCGCGGGGTCCTTCGCGAAGAAGTAGCGCAGGACCTCCGGCTCGAGCAGTTCGAGGACGTCCGAGACCAGAATCACGTTCCCCTCGGAGGAGGAGAACGGCTCGCCCTCGAGCGTGAACCACTCGTAGACCATCGGGACCGGCGGCTCGATCTCGAGGACGGTGCGCGCGACGTCCTGTCCGCTGGGCCAGGAGCCCTCGGCGTGGTCCTTGCCGAAGGGTTCGAAGTCGACGCCGAGGAGCTGCCATTGGGCGGGCCACTCGAAGCGCCAGGGGAGTTTCCCCTCGCGAAGCGTCGCGGTGCCCTCGTGGCCGCAGCCGTCGATCGTCTGGTCGCCGGCGTCCATGTCGGTACAGCGGTAGTCGACGGTCGGCTCTGTCTCGCGGGTCGCTTCGCTCCCCGCTCGATCGTCCGAGGCGCTTTGCGCCTCCCCATCCAGATCGACGCTCGTCACCGTCTCGGTGATCTTCCCGCACTCCTCACAGATCGGGTTGAACGGCACGTAATCACCGTTCTCGTCGACCGTGTCCTGATACTTCGAGAGGACCTCGCGTGCGCGCTCCCGGTGCTCGAGGACGAAGCGCGTCACGTCCTCGAACTCGCCGGACTCGTAGAGCTCCGTGTTCGAGACGAGGTCGATCGGCACGTCGACGGCGTCGGCGCTGTCCTGGATGATCGTCGAGAAGTGGTCGCCGTAGGAGTCACAGCAGCCGAAGGGGTCCGGGATGTCGGTGTAGGGCGCGCCGAGGTTGCGGCCGAGCGCGCCGGCGTCGACCTCGCCGAGATCGACGAGGTTCCCCTCGAGGTCACAGAGAGTCCGCGGGAGCTTCCGGAGGGGGTCGCGGTCGTCGGCGGTGAAGACCTGCCTGACCTCGTGGCCCCGGTCGCGCAACACTTCGGCGACGAAGTAGCCGCGCATGATCTCGTTGACGTTACCGAGGTGCGGAACTCCGGAGGGCGAGATGCCGCCCTTGACGACGATCGGCGCTTCGGGATTCCGCTCTTCCACTCGGTCGGCGACCGTATCGGCCCAGAACGCGTGTCGCGTCTCGCTCGCCTCGTCGCTCTGGAGCGTATAGGGACTGATAGCGGCCGACTCCGCCACGTCTTCGGTTTCTCCGTCGGCGTTTCCGTCGGCACTCATCGTTCGTCGGCCGCCCAGTAGGTCGGTTCCGCGCCGGCACCCTCCGGAACGATGTCCGTCCCCTCGTGATCGCCGTGGCGGACGGCGCGGGCGATCCGGTCGGGATCGGTGCCGTCGAGCACGATCGTCCGCATGCCGGAGCGCTCGATGATCTTGGCCGCCAGCAGATCGACGGGTGCCGAGGCCCCGGCGTTCATCTCGAGGCCGGCGATGGCGTCGACCAGGTCCGCGGCGGAGAGACTGTCGTACTTGGTCGCGTCGTCGTCCTCGTTCGGATCGGCGCTGTAGACGCCGGGGACGCTCGTGGCGTAGATAAGCAAGTCGGCGTCGATGTACTCCGCGAGGGCGGCCCCGACCGCGTCGGTCGTCTGCGCCGGCGCGACCCCGCCCATGATACAGATGTCGTCACGGCGGAGTGCCTCGCTCGCCTCTTCGTAATTGAGCGCAGGAGCGGTCACGGACTCTTCGCTCAGCGCGGCGATCAGCAAGCGTGCGTTGAGTCGCGTGACGTCGATCCCGAGCTGATCGAGTTCGATTTCGTTCGCTCCGAGGTCTCGAGCGGCCCCGATATACTCGCGAGCGACGCCGCCGCCCCCGACGACGGCACCGATCCGACACCCCTCCGCGATGAGGTCTTCGATGACGGCCGCGTGCTCGGCCACCCGATCCGCGCCGGGCTCGGGCACGAGGACGCTACCGCCGATAGAGACGACCACTTTCATACTACACCGGTGTAGCGGAGTTGCTATCTTAAGGGTTGTCAACTGCCCGGACGGCGTGGTGACACACCGCTCGAGCCCCGGTCGGGCGTTCGATTTCCGTCCTCGCGAACCCGGCTCTCGCCCTCACTCCTCGAGCGAGAGGACCAGCGCGTCACCGTCGCGGTCGAACTCGGTCCCGAACGGAGCCGATAGCTCCCGCATCCGCTCGCGGGACCACGCGGCGGCCTCCGGGCCGGCCTCGTGGACCGCACAGCCGTCGATCTCGGTCGGGTGCAACCGGAGTTCGGTCGGCCGGCCGTCGGGCGTCACCGCGAGGGCGAACAGGAAGCTCCGGTCGTTTCGCAACTCCTCGTCGACTCGGTAGTCGTCGACGAAGTCGCCCGCGTCGTAGATGATCGGACTGCCCTCGTGAACCTCGATCCCCTGGAAGACGTGGGCGCTGTGGCCGTGGATCACGTCGACGCCGTTCTCGATCAGCCAGCGGCCGAACTCGCGGAACGACTCCGGCGGCTCGGTGACCATGTTCGGCCCCCAGTGCAGCGAGGCGACCAGCAGGTCCGGGTTCGTCTCGCGTGCGCGCTCGAGGACCTCCTGCACGCGCCGTCTCGTCTCCGGGTCGTCGACGTCGTCGTCGGACCGCGTCCGACTGCGCGAGTCGCGTCGCGACTCGTCGATTTCGATCCGGGCCGTTCCCGGCGACTCCTCGTCGGCGGCGTACTCCGGCGTGTTGTCGGTAAACGAGACGACCGCCGCGTCGAGTCCGCCGTCGCCGTCTGCGCGCGATCTCTCGCTATCCGTCTCAGACCGGTGGATCGTTCGCACCGCCGGCTCGAGCGCTTCGTCTCTCGTCTCGCCCGCACCCGCGTGAGCGATTCCGGCGTCGTCGAGCGCGGCGATCGTGTCCCGTAGCGCCACTTCCTCGTAGTCGAGCACGTGGTTGTTCGCCAGCGCACAGACGTCGACGCCCGCTTCCTCGAGGGCGGGTATCGCCCAGTCGGGGTCGGCCCGGAAATGAAACGGGCGGTGCGTGCGCTGCCACTCCCGCCCGCGGGTCGAGAGCACGCACTCGAGGTTGATCACCAGCCCGTCCAGCGCCCGGAGTCGCTCGAGCACGGTCCCCCAGACGGCGTCGACCGACCGGCCGCGCTGGCGGTCGTCGACGAGCCGCCCGAGCATCACGTCGCCCGTGAAGCCGATTCGGAGGGGCATATCGAACGTTCGCGGTGCACGTTCAAAATCCTGGGTCCCGTCGTCGGACCGGCTTCCGGCGTGCGATAGCCGGCCGGCCGCGGCTCCGTCGGGTGGGACTGAAAGGGGCGCGGCCGAGCGGGAGCATCGCGACCGCTCGGCCGCGGGGCTTTCCGGGCGACAGCTACAAAGTCCGACCCGACCATAGCTCGCACATGCACGTACTCGGTGTTCGCGAGGCGGGAGCCGACGACGGGGCGCTCGAGTCGGTCGTCGACCGGGTCGTCGATCGGCTCGCCGAGCGGGGGCGCGTCGGCGTCGTCAGATACGATGCGACGATCGCGGACGGGACGCACGCGCGCGAATCGACAACGACAACGCTCGGGGGCGACGTCACCTACGATCTCGGCGTCGACGGCGACTGGACCGCGTCCGGGACGGGGATGTCCGTCGGCGACGCGCTCGATAGCCTGGCGACCGACTGCGAGTATGCGGTCGTCGTCGGCGTACCGTCGCTCCAGTACCCCTCGATCGTCGTCGGACCGTCCGCCGCTGCCGAGGACGGGGAGACGGTTATCGCCGCCGTCGACGGTCCCAGTGACCTCGAGCTCGACGAGGTCGTGACGGCTCTCGAGGAGGCCGAGCCCCACCAGAGCCTTGAGTCGCTGGTCGCTCGCGTCAAACGATCGCCGCGGGCCGACCGGGCGGGCGCGATCGCGACCTTCACCGGCCGGGTCCGCGCGAAGGACAGCGCGGACGACGCGCCGACCCAGTACCTCGAGTTCGAGAAGTACGAGGGCGTCGCCGACGAGCGAATGGCGGCCCTGGAGACGGATCTCGAGGCTCGAGACGGTATTTTCGAGGTCGAACTCTATCACCGGACGGGGATCGTCGAGGACGGCGAGGACATCGTCTTCGTGGTCGTGCTCGCGGGCCACCGCGAGGAGGCGTTTCGAACCGTCGAAGACGGGATCAACCGGCTGAAAGACGAGGTCCCGCTGTTCAAGAAGGAAGTGACGGTCGAGGACGAGTTCTGGGTCCACGAGCGATCCTGATCGTTACATTCGGTCGTCCACTCGCCGGAAATAGCGAAACGGTCTGTGAAGACGATATTGAATTGACCATTACGATTAGAACGAAAATAATGAGTTAGATCGTATTTTAAAACGTCTCCGAGGTCCTGAGCAATCTATAAATAGTCTCTTAATAGTGAATAAAAGATCTCTTACCCCCCAAATAGCTGAACACAATCGAAACGCCGCTAATCATCCTCCCTTTATAACATATATCCCCGTCAACGGATGGATGTCGATGAGCACGACAGCCCAATCCTCCACGGAAAGCAAGGAACGCCGCCTGAAACGCTACCTGCGCGAACGTGCTGAAGACGGTGAGATGTACTTCAAAGGCAAGTTCATCGCGGACGATGTCGGCATGTCCCCCAAAGAGATCGGCGCGATGATGGTCAAGCTCTCGGACTCCGCCACTGACCTCGAGATCGAGAAGTGGTCGTACACGAGCGCGACCACGTGGCGAGTCGCACCCGCCTGATCGCCGCTCGCGTATCGCGTGTCGATCCGCTCGAGCGATCGTCCCCGCACCCCGCTCTCCCCGCGCCGTGCGTCACCGACGCTATCCGGTGCGGCCCGCCCTGAAATGAGACGGGTCCACGCTGACGTCGCGTCCGAGTGTCCGTCACTGCGGGCACGATGACTAAAACTGCTCACACCGTCACGCAGCAGCCGTGTGATCGGGTGTGTACCGATTTTAGCGGTCTCATCGCTTTCTGTAGTGTCGTCGTCGAACGCCGGAGTATCGACGCTGCGAGCCGCTGCTCGAGAAACGGCCGGCCCTGCCGACGGCAGTCGATTTATACCCGGTGGCGGTGAACCTCCGGTGATGGAGGACATCGATCGGTCCGGATTCGAGACGGCGAGCCGCAGCGGGCGCTCGCCCGAGGACGGGCCCCCGATCGATCGCATTGAATCGGTGTTTGCGGTCTATGAGATCCGGCGAGAGGACGGCCGGATAGTGTACTACGGCGACCCGTTGACGCGTCCCGAGCGGGTGATGCGAGAGCTCTGGTCGGACTTCCACGAGCGCGGGTACGACGCCGAACTCGAGACGCGCCACGGTGAGTACGTCCTCGTCGCCGAGCCGACCAGCGTCGGGATCGACGGGATTCCGTGGACGAACGTACTCCTGTTGCTCGCGACGGTCGTCTCGACCCTGTTCGTGGGCGCGTGGTGGTGGTACCCGTCGCTCGATCCGTTCGCGAATCCGATCGAAACCGTCCACGCGTGGCCCTTCTCGCTGGCGATTCTCGGCGTGCTCGGCGTCCACGAGATGGGACACTACGTCATGAGCCGGTACCACCGGGTGGACGCCTCGCTGCCCTACTTCATCCCGGTTCCGACGCTCATCGGGACGATGGGCGCGGTCATCAAGATGAAAGGGCGGATGCCCGACCGCAAGGCGCTGTTCGATATCGGCGTCGCCGGGCCGCTCGCAGGGTTGGTCGCAACGGTCGCCGTAACCGTGATCGGACTTCACCTGCCGCCGGTGACCGTCGATCCCGCATTACTCCAACATCCCGACGCGATTCGGATCGAGCTCGGCTATCCGCCGCTGCTCGAGTTGATCGCAGCGGGGTTCGATCAGCCGCTGTACCGGAATGACCCGGCGACGGGGGTGAACCCCGTCGTTATCGGGGCGTGGGTCGGCATGTTCGTCACCTTCCTCAATCTGATCCCGGCCGGCCAGCTCGACGGCGGGCACATCCTCCGCGCGATGGTCGGCGAGTTTCAGGAGACCATCGCGGCGCTCGTGCCGGGCGCACTGTTCGCGCTCGCTGGCTACCTCTATTACTTCCAGAACCACAGCCTCAATACGGTCTTCGTCTGGATCCTCTGGGGACTGTTGACGACGCTGTTCGCGTCGATGGGGGCGGCGACCCCCGTTCGAGACGAGCGACTGGACCCCGGCCGGATCGTTCTCGGACTCGTCACGTTCGGATTCGGCCTGCTCTGTTTCATGCCGATTCCGGTCATGATCATCGAGTGACCGATCGGGGTTCGACTCGAATCCGGGCGGTGCCGTCCTACCCGTGCGTGTAGCCGCGATTCGCGAGCACCTCGCCGTCCATCGTTATCCCGTCGACAGCGTCCCGAACCGATCCGAGCACTGACAGCGAGACGTCGGTCGTGTCTCGAACCGCCGGAAGCGCGTCTTCGGGGAGCGTCGCGACGAGTTCGAAGTCCTCGCCGAACGTCGTCGCGAGCTCCAGCGCGTCGTCGTCACCGTCGACGACGTCGCGGACGGCATCGTCGATCGGAATCCGGTCCGATTCGATCGCGAAGCCGCAGTCGCTGGCTTCGGCGAGCTGGTGGAGCGAGCGGGCGAGTCCGTCGCTCGAGTCCATCATCGCGCTCGCGTGCGGCGCGAGCGCTCGGCCGGTCGCGATTCGGGGATCGAACCGAAAGAGATCGTTCGCCCGGTCCGTGTGGCCGCGCTCGAACAGGCGGAGCGCAGCCGCGCTCCGTCCGAGCGTCCCGGTCACGCAGACGACGTCGCCGGGGCGAGCGCCGCTCCGGTGAACGGGGTCGTCGGTCCGACCGATCGCGGTCGTCGTCACGGTGAACTCGTCGTGGCCGTCGAGGTCGCCGCCGACGTACTCGGCGTCGACGCGCGCGCAGACGTCGCTCGCGCCGCGAACGAAGGCGAGCAGTTCGTCGCGGTCGAACGTCGGTGCGGCGTAGGCGGCGACCGCGGCCGTGGCCGGTGCACCCATCGCTGCCACGTCCGACAGCGACGCGCCGATGGCGCGCCAGCCGGCCGTGTATCGGGTCGTTCCGTCCGGAAAATCTGTCCGGTCGTGGAGCATGTCCGTCGTCACGACCAGTCCGTCGACGACGGCCGCGTCGTCGCCGGCCGCCTCGAGTTCGTCCGACAGGAGCCGCAGGGCGGCGCGTTCGTCCATACCCCCCGTTTCGACTCGAGGGCGAAAAACGGTCCGGGCCGCGGACGGCTGCACAGATACGATGGTCTTAAATGCCGCGGACGGAAATCACACGCCAATGGCTACGATGTACGACGTTCCGGCGGACGACCTCATCGAGGCGCTCGCCGACGATCTCTCGGATCGACTCGAGGAACCGGAGTGGGGCACGTTCGCCAAGAGCGGTGTCGCTAATGAGCTGCCACCCGAACAGGAGGACTTCTGGGCGACTCGCGCGGCGAGTCTCCTGCGGAAGGTCTCCGATCGCGGCCCCATCGGCGTCGAGCGACTCTCGACGGAGTACGGCGGTGCGAAGGGCGGCTCCAACCGCTATCGAGTCGCACCCGACAAACGCGCCGACGGCTCGAAGAACCTGATCCGGACCATCCTCCAGCAGCTCGAGGAAGAGGATCTCGTCGAGACCGCCGAGGGCGAGGGTCGCCGGATCACCGCCGAGGGACAGAGCCTGCTCGACGACACCGCCGGTCAGGTTCTCGAAGAGCTCGACCGTCCGGAACTCGAGCGCTACGCGTAAGTGGAGATCTCGTTTTCGCGTCGGTTTCACCGCCCAGAGCCATCGCTCCCGTCGTCCGTAATCATTTTCCGGCGTGGCGGACAAGTACGTGATAACAATGAGTGGCTCACCGGACGAGGAAAAACTCGAGGAACTCCGACAGAAGAAAATGGAGCAGCTACAGGACCGCGCCGAGTCCCAGGGCGAGGGCGGACAGGAAGCAGCCCAGCAGCAGGCCGAGGCCCAGAAGAAGGCCGTACTGCGCCAGCACCTGACCGACGACGCCCGCAAGCGACTCAACACGGTCAAGATGAGCAAGCCCCAGTTCGGCGAGCAGGTCGAGCGACAGGTCGTTAGCCTCGCCCGCAGCGGCCGCATTCAGGGGAAAATCGACGACGACAAGATGAAACAGCTCCTCAAAGAGCTGAAACCCGACTCCCAGAGCTTCGACATTCAGCGCCGGTAATGGAGCTCGGACTGCTCTACAGCGGTGGCAAAGACTCGACGCTCGCCGCGCTCTTGCTCGAGGAGTTTTACGACGTGACGCTGTTGACGGCCCACTTCGGCGTCAGTGACGACTGGAAACACGCCCGCGAGACGGCCGAGGCCGCCGGCTTCGACTTCGAGCGTCTCGAGTGCGACTCGGACGTCGCTCGCGAGGCCGTCGACCGGATCCGCGAGGACGGCTACCCGCGCAACGGCATTCAGCTGGTCCACCAGCACGCTCTCGAGCGGCTCGCGGGCAGAGAGTTCGATGCCATCGCCGACGGGACCCGCCGCGACGACCGCGTCCCGACGGTCTCACGGGCGCAGGCGCAGAGTCTCGAGGATCGCCACACCGTCGACTATATCGCGCCGCTGTCGGGGTTCGGCCGGTCGGCCGTCGACCGGCTGGTGGAGGCGCGACTGGACGTGACCGTCGGGCCGAGCGAGGAGATCGACAGGGCCGATTACGAGGCGGAGCTCCGGGCGCTCATCGCCGACGAAGAGGGACCGGCGGCGATCGCGGACTACTTCCCCGATCACGATCAGACGTA containing:
- a CDS encoding site-2 protease family protein encodes the protein MEDIDRSGFETASRSGRSPEDGPPIDRIESVFAVYEIRREDGRIVYYGDPLTRPERVMRELWSDFHERGYDAELETRHGEYVLVAEPTSVGIDGIPWTNVLLLLATVVSTLFVGAWWWYPSLDPFANPIETVHAWPFSLAILGVLGVHEMGHYVMSRYHRVDASLPYFIPVPTLIGTMGAVIKMKGRMPDRKALFDIGVAGPLAGLVATVAVTVIGLHLPPVTVDPALLQHPDAIRIELGYPPLLELIAAGFDQPLYRNDPATGVNPVVIGAWVGMFVTFLNLIPAGQLDGGHILRAMVGEFQETIAALVPGALFALAGYLYYFQNHSLNTVFVWILWGLLTTLFASMGAATPVRDERLDPGRIVLGLVTFGFGLLCFMPIPVMIIE
- the pyrH gene encoding UMP kinase, whose translation is MKVVVSIGGSVLVPEPGADRVAEHAAVIEDLIAEGCRIGAVVGGGGVAREYIGAARDLGANEIELDQLGIDVTRLNARLLIAALSEESVTAPALNYEEASEALRRDDICIMGGVAPAQTTDAVGAALAEYIDADLLIYATSVPGVYSADPNEDDDATKYDSLSAADLVDAIAGLEMNAGASAPVDLLAAKIIERSGMRTIVLDGTDPDRIARAVRHGDHEGTDIVPEGAGAEPTYWAADER
- a CDS encoding molybdopterin synthase yields the protein MHVLGVREAGADDGALESVVDRVVDRLAERGRVGVVRYDATIADGTHARESTTTTLGGDVTYDLGVDGDWTASGTGMSVGDALDSLATDCEYAVVVGVPSLQYPSIVVGPSAAAEDGETVIAAVDGPSDLELDEVVTALEEAEPHQSLESLVARVKRSPRADRAGAIATFTGRVRAKDSADDAPTQYLEFEKYEGVADERMAALETDLEARDGIFEVELYHRTGIVEDGEDIVFVVVLAGHREEAFRTVEDGINRLKDEVPLFKKEVTVEDEFWVHERS
- a CDS encoding 30S ribosomal protein S19e, encoding MATMYDVPADDLIEALADDLSDRLEEPEWGTFAKSGVANELPPEQEDFWATRAASLLRKVSDRGPIGVERLSTEYGGAKGGSNRYRVAPDKRADGSKNLIRTILQQLEEEDLVETAEGEGRRITAEGQSLLDDTAGQVLEELDRPELERYA
- the thiL gene encoding thiamine-phosphate kinase; translation: MDERAALRLLSDELEAAGDDAAVVDGLVVTTDMLHDRTDFPDGTTRYTAGWRAIGASLSDVAAMGAPATAAVAAYAAPTFDRDELLAFVRGASDVCARVDAEYVGGDLDGHDEFTVTTTAIGRTDDPVHRSGARPGDVVCVTGTLGRSAAALRLFERGHTDRANDLFRFDPRIATGRALAPHASAMMDSSDGLARSLHQLAEASDCGFAIESDRIPIDDAVRDVVDGDDDALELATTFGEDFELVATLPEDALPAVRDTTDVSLSVLGSVRDAVDGITMDGEVLANRGYTHG
- a CDS encoding CapA family protein → MPLRIGFTGDVMLGRLVDDRQRGRSVDAVWGTVLERLRALDGLVINLECVLSTRGREWQRTHRPFHFRADPDWAIPALEEAGVDVCALANNHVLDYEEVALRDTIAALDDAGIAHAGAGETRDEALEPAVRTIHRSETDSERSRADGDGGLDAAVVSFTDNTPEYAADEESPGTARIEIDESRRDSRSRTRSDDDVDDPETRRRVQEVLERARETNPDLLVASLHWGPNMVTEPPESFREFGRWLIENGVDVIHGHSAHVFQGIEVHEGSPIIYDAGDFVDDYRVDEELRNDRSFLFALAVTPDGRPTELRLHPTEIDGCAVHEAGPEAAAWSRERMRELSAPFGTEFDRDGDALVLSLEE
- a CDS encoding DUF7123 family protein; this translates as MSMSTTAQSSTESKERRLKRYLRERAEDGEMYFKGKFIADDVGMSPKEIGAMMVKLSDSATDLEIEKWSYTSATTWRVAPA